The following proteins come from a genomic window of Alosa sapidissima isolate fAloSap1 chromosome 20, fAloSap1.pri, whole genome shotgun sequence:
- the si:ch211-132p1.2 gene encoding proteinase-activated receptor 4 has translation MAQCHSALVLLLYFFMLQFVDPSVPDPCPTPFARALLPTTNQNNCETSIGQKEQFQSKVTTVLIPLLYLVAFLVGLPANLVALWVLLFRTKKQPSTTLLINLTICDLLLLVVLPFRIAYHFQSNDWKLGEPLCRLVMALFYGNMYGSVLFLALIAFDRYLALVHPIGGRALRTYRYSVYMSMAAWMVVLVAMVPLLTTPQTFVLDDPNITTCHDVLPGEIQSSFLVPYFAGLFAICFLLPLLVVLFCYGSILCALVTAGRRYGHAVRVTALVLIVFLVCLLPSNVLLLSHNSYLWEKESDKLYIPYMVTLALSTFNSCLDPFIFYYVSEDFREKARQVLFCTDLMKVPTSSQLNTRSSSSSRSKVTLLSTSGRVSVTPEAPCLHGAAA, from the coding sequence TTGCGCGCGCCCTTTTGCCTACCACAAACCAGAATAACTGTGAAACGAGCATAGGGCAAAAAGAGCAGTTCCAGTCCAAAGTCACAACAGTGCTGATTCCCCTCCTCTACCTCGTGGCCTTCCTGGTGGGCCTCCCCGCCAACCTGGTGGCCCTGTGGGTTTTGCTCTTCCGCACCAAGAAGCAGCCATCCACCACCCTGCTCATCAACCTGACCATCTGcgacctgctgctgctggtcgtGCTGCCCTTCCGCATCGCCTACCACTTCCAGAGCAACGACTGGAAGCTGGGCGAGCCCCTGTGCCGCCTGGTGATGGCGCTCTTCTACGGCAACATGTACGGCTCGGTGCTGTTCCTGGCGCTGATCGCTTTCGACCGCTACCTGGCGCTGGTGCACCCGATCGGCGGGCGGGCACTGCGCACCTACCGCTACTCCGTGTACATGAGTATGGCGGCGTggatggtggtgttggtggccaTGGTGCCCCTGCTGACCACGCCCCAGACCTTCGTTCTAGACGACCCCAACATCACCACGTGCCATGACGTTCTGCCCGGTGAAATACAGTCCAGCTTCCTTGTGCCGTACTTCGCCGGCCTGTTTGCCATCTGCttcctgctgccgctgctggtgGTGCTCTTCTGCTACGGGTCCATCCTGTGCGCGCTGGTCACGGCCGGACGGCGCTACGGCCACGCCGTGCGCGTCACTGCGCTGGTGTTGATCGTGTTCCTCGTCTGCCTGTTGCCCAGCAACGTGCTGCTGCTCTCGCACAACTCCTACCTGTGGGAGAAGGAGAGTGACAAGCTCTACATACCCTACATGGTGACGCTGGCACTCAGCACCTTTAACAGCTGCCTCGACCCCTTCATCTTCTACTACGTGTCCGAGGACTTCCGGGAGAAGGCGCGGCAGGTGCTTTTCTGCACGGACCTCATGAAGGTGCCAACGTCCAGCCAGCTGAATACGcgctcgtcctcctcctcccggTCCAAGGTGACCCTGCTGTCCACTTCGGGCCGGGTGTCAGTGACTCCCGAGGCCCCCTGCCTGCACGGAGCTGCAGCCTGA